Proteins encoded in a region of the Oscillospiraceae bacterium MB24-C1 genome:
- a CDS encoding peptidoglycan bridge formation glycyltransferase FemA/FemB family protein, translating into MFRIFEILQPEQYEALDRFVENHPQGSFTQCSSWRKVKNNWGFEAVACRDDKGEIIGSVSILIQKIPLIGSCFLYAPRGPVCDLHDEVTLRQLKAGVDALAKKYHAHVFKMDPDAPEDNTEFCRIAKAMGFVRSYGPDGFEGIQARFNYRLYLNGRDEEALLANLTQQTRRNLRKAIKFGVTVKVVGEEYLDDFVRLMAVTGERDGFAVRPRAYFLRFLEALGEHARLYMAFYEGQAIAGAITTNFGDKTCYVYGASDNNHREVMPNYLLQWEMIRWAIETDCTVYDFQGISGNLEEEGNHMYGLYRFKRGFNGQIDALLGEFDYTYRPVATKMVNHAIALNDRLRKLKRSLSR; encoded by the coding sequence GTGTTTCGTATTTTTGAAATTCTTCAGCCCGAGCAATATGAAGCGCTTGATCGCTTCGTAGAAAATCATCCGCAGGGCAGCTTTACCCAGTGCAGCAGTTGGCGCAAGGTCAAAAACAACTGGGGTTTTGAGGCGGTGGCCTGCCGTGATGACAAGGGCGAAATCATCGGTTCAGTTTCGATTCTGATACAAAAAATACCTTTGATTGGCAGTTGCTTTTTATATGCGCCGCGAGGCCCTGTCTGTGATCTGCACGATGAGGTGACGTTGCGCCAGCTTAAAGCGGGCGTGGATGCGTTGGCGAAAAAGTATCACGCCCACGTTTTTAAAATGGATCCCGATGCGCCCGAGGATAATACAGAATTCTGCCGCATCGCCAAGGCGATGGGCTTTGTCCGCTCCTATGGCCCCGATGGCTTCGAGGGCATTCAGGCGCGCTTTAACTATCGCTTATACCTCAATGGCCGCGACGAAGAGGCGCTTCTGGCAAACCTTACGCAGCAGACCCGCCGCAACCTGCGCAAGGCGATTAAATTTGGCGTAACAGTAAAAGTTGTCGGCGAGGAGTATCTTGACGACTTTGTCCGCCTCATGGCTGTCACCGGCGAACGGGACGGCTTCGCCGTGCGTCCCCGTGCCTATTTTTTGCGTTTTTTAGAGGCGTTGGGTGAGCACGCCCGCCTATATATGGCGTTTTACGAAGGTCAGGCCATTGCCGGGGCGATCACCACTAATTTTGGTGACAAGACCTGCTATGTCTACGGCGCTTCTGACAACAATCACCGCGAGGTCATGCCCAACTACCTTCTGCAATGGGAAATGATCCGCTGGGCTATTGAAACCGACTGCACCGTCTACGATTTTCAGGGCATATCGGGGAACCTTGAGGAGGAGGGCAACCACATGTATGGTCTCTACCGTTTTAAGCGCGGATTCAACGGACAGATTGATGCCCTGTTGGGTGAGTTTGACTACACCTATCGCCCTGTGGCTACCAAAATGGTTAATCACGCCATCGCCCTTAATGACCGGCTGCGCAAGCTAAAGCGCAGTCTTTCCCGATGA